The following proteins come from a genomic window of Liolophura sinensis isolate JHLJ2023 chromosome 13, CUHK_Ljap_v2, whole genome shotgun sequence:
- the LOC135480401 gene encoding cornifin-A-like, translating into MCQCVGVYPSRVPQTCTQPCTPAVYPSRVPQAVYPSPVPQKCTPAMYPSRVPQPCTQAVYPSRVPQPCTQPCTPAMYPSRAPQPCTQAVYPSRVSKPCTPAVYPSRAPQPCIPAVYPRRVSQPCTPAVYPSRAPQPCTQAMYPSRVSMPYIPAVYPSRVPKPYIPAVYPSRVPQPCIQAVHPSRVSKPCILAMYPSRVSQPCTQAEYPSRVSQPCIPAVYPSRVS; encoded by the coding sequence ATGTGTCAGTGCGTTGGGGTTTACCCAAGCCGTGTACCCCAGACGTGTACCCAGCCGTGTACCCCAGCCGTGTACCCCAGCCGTGTTCCCCAAGCCGTGTATCCCAGCCCTGTACCCCAAAAGTGTACCCCAGCCATGTACCCAAGCCGTGTACCCCAGCCATGCACCCAAGCCGTGTACCCAAGCCGTGTACCCCAGCCGTGTACTCAGCCGTGTACCCCAGCCATGTACCCCAGCCGTGCACCCCAGCCGTGTACCCAAGCCGTGTATCCCAGCCGTGTATCCAAGCCGTGTACCCCAGCCGTGTATCCCAGCCGTGCACCCCAGCCGTGTATCCCAGCTGTGTACCCAAGACGTGTATCCCAGCCGTGTACCCCAGCCGTGTATCCAAGCCGTGCACCCCAGCCGTGTACCCAAGCCATGTATCCCAGCCGTGTATCCATGCCGTATATCCCAGCCGTGTATCCCAGCCGTGTACCCAAGCCGTATATCCCAGCCGTGTATCCCAGCCGTGTACCCCAGCCGTGTATCCAAGCCGTGCACCCCAGCCGTGTATCCAAGCCGTGTATCCTAGCCATGTACCCCAGCCGTGTATCCCAGCCGTGTACCCAAGCCGAGTACCCCAGCCGTGTATCCCAGCCGTGTATACCAGCCGTGTACCCCAGCCGTGTATCCTAG